A stretch of the Candidatus Methylomirabilis tolerans genome encodes the following:
- a CDS encoding error-prone DNA polymerase has product MLYTPLWCKSHFSFLEGASHPEELVEEAHRLGLKALALIDRDGVYGIVRAHVKARELGLHLLVGAQVTLADLPVRPRTQTGHSILVLLAQNRDGYSNLCRLISAGRLRSPKGESSVTWNEVCQHAGGLIALWGGEQSLLTGEADPDEVADSLRDAFGDRLYAFLARHRQADEVRTEARLRARAARYGLSLVAATEVLYHTQARRPLQDVLTAIRHGVTVSSAGRRLKPNAEHDLKPPSDFAALFVDDPAAVARTEEVAVRCAFSLTELRYRYPSERLQDGTTSAQRLRQLTFEGAKHRYGGEVPPDVLRQLEMELHLIDALDYPGYFLTMWEIVEFCRQRGILCQGRGSAANSAVCYCLSITAIDPVRMGLLFERFISKERAEPPDIDLDIQHNRREEVIQHVYDTYGRSHAAMVANVIRYRPRSAVRDVGKALGLPETSLDRLARLLSHHGDIEPEALRQAGLDPETPLHRHLLRLTNEILETPRHLSIHPGGFLLGHDPIWTIVPIENATMPDRTVIQWDKDDLEALSLFKVDLLGLGALSHLDLTFRLLKQHRGLELDMATIPPNDPATFEMIQRADTVGVFQIESRAQMAMLPRLQPRSFYDLVIEVSIVRPGPITGGMVHPYLRRRRGEESVLYPHPSLQPVLEKTLGVPLFQEQVMRLAMIAADYTPGEADQLRRDMAAWRGPGRIERHRERLISRMRAKGIAAEFAERVFSQIRGFGEYGFPESHAASFALIAYATAWLKRHYPAEFTCALLNAQPMGFYAPATIVEDAKRHGLIVRPVDVQTSAWDCTLEPCPQSKGSFAVRMGLRYVKGFGEDDWKQIEDTRRTASFASLSDFVRRTELDKGSLTALA; this is encoded by the coding sequence GTGCGTCCCCGCACGCAGACAGGTCACTCGATCCTCGTTCTCCTCGCTCAAAATCGGGATGGCTACAGTAACCTCTGCCGGTTGATCAGTGCCGGGCGACTGCGTTCTCCAAAGGGAGAATCGTCTGTCACATGGAATGAAGTCTGCCAACACGCCGGTGGCCTGATCGCACTGTGGGGCGGTGAGCAGAGCTTACTCACGGGCGAAGCTGACCCTGACGAGGTGGCCGACTCACTACGCGATGCCTTCGGCGATCGACTCTACGCGTTCCTTGCTCGGCACCGCCAAGCCGATGAAGTCAGAACAGAGGCGCGGCTGCGAGCGCGCGCCGCCCGCTATGGTCTATCCCTCGTCGCGGCCACGGAGGTGCTCTACCACACCCAAGCCCGTCGTCCTCTTCAGGATGTCCTGACCGCAATCCGCCACGGCGTCACCGTCTCGTCCGCCGGCCGCCGACTCAAGCCCAACGCCGAACATGATCTCAAGCCACCTTCCGACTTCGCAGCCCTATTCGTCGACGATCCGGCGGCCGTCGCCCGGACCGAAGAGGTAGCCGTCCGCTGCGCCTTCTCCCTGACCGAGCTTCGGTACCGCTATCCCTCAGAGCGCCTCCAGGACGGTACTACCTCCGCCCAACGCCTGCGACAGCTCACCTTCGAGGGGGCCAAGCACCGCTACGGCGGTGAGGTTCCGCCCGATGTCCTCAGGCAGCTCGAAATGGAGCTACACCTCATTGACGCCCTCGACTATCCCGGCTACTTCCTAACCATGTGGGAGATCGTCGAGTTCTGCCGGCAGCGGGGGATCCTCTGCCAGGGGCGGGGATCGGCGGCCAACTCGGCGGTCTGCTACTGCCTCAGCATCACGGCCATCGACCCGGTGCGGATGGGGCTGTTGTTTGAGCGGTTCATCTCCAAGGAGCGCGCCGAGCCGCCCGACATTGATCTGGACATCCAGCACAACCGGCGCGAGGAGGTGATCCAGCACGTCTACGACACCTACGGGCGCTCCCATGCCGCGATGGTGGCCAATGTAATCCGCTATCGGCCCCGGTCGGCGGTCCGGGACGTGGGTAAGGCGCTGGGCCTGCCGGAAACATCCCTCGATCGCCTGGCCAGACTCCTCTCCCACCACGGCGACATCGAACCGGAGGCGCTGCGACAGGCCGGGCTTGACCCTGAGACGCCGCTGCATCGGCATCTGCTGCGCCTCACGAATGAGATCCTGGAGACGCCCCGTCACCTTTCCATCCACCCCGGCGGCTTTCTGCTGGGCCACGATCCGATCTGGACCATTGTCCCCATCGAGAACGCTACCATGCCGGATCGCACGGTCATCCAGTGGGACAAGGACGACCTGGAGGCGCTGAGTCTCTTTAAGGTGGACCTACTGGGCCTGGGAGCGCTCAGCCACCTGGACCTTACTTTCCGCCTGCTGAAGCAACACCGCGGCCTCGAACTGGACATGGCCACCATCCCGCCCAACGATCCGGCAACCTTTGAAATGATCCAGCGGGCCGACACCGTGGGGGTATTTCAGATCGAAAGCCGGGCCCAGATGGCGATGCTGCCGCGGCTTCAGCCCCGCTCCTTCTACGACCTCGTCATCGAGGTGAGCATCGTGCGTCCCGGTCCCATCACGGGCGGCATGGTCCACCCCTACCTGCGCCGTCGTCGCGGTGAGGAGTCAGTCCTCTACCCTCACCCTTCCCTTCAGCCGGTGCTGGAAAAGACGCTGGGGGTGCCGCTGTTTCAGGAGCAGGTGATGCGGCTGGCGATGATTGCCGCCGACTACACCCCCGGCGAGGCGGATCAACTCCGACGCGACATGGCGGCCTGGCGTGGGCCCGGGCGGATCGAGCGCCACCGCGAGCGCCTTATTTCGCGGATGCGGGCCAAGGGAATCGCGGCGGAGTTCGCCGAGCGCGTCTTCTCCCAGATCCGCGGCTTCGGCGAGTATGGATTCCCGGAATCGCACGCCGCCAGCTTCGCCCTGATCGCCTATGCCACGGCGTGGCTGAAGCGCCACTACCCGGCGGAGTTTACCTGCGCGCTGTTGAACGCCCAGCCGATGGGGTTCTACGCCCCGGCGACCATCGTGGAGGATGCCAAGCGTCACGGCCTTATCGTGCGGCCCGTGGATGTGCAGACAAGCGCCTGGGACTGCACGCTGGAGCCCTGTCCACAGAGTAAGGGCAGCTTCGCCGTGCGGATGGGCCTGCGGTACGTGAAGGGATTCGGTGAGGACGACTGGAAGCAAATCGAGGACACTCGGCGCACCGCATCCTTCGCGTCGCTTTCAGATTTCGTCCGCCGCACCGAGTTGGACAAGGGATCGCTCACCGCCCTGGCC